The genome window TGGATCGTCCCCTGTAAAACTGAAACGGTTGCCCTGGGGGCATAGTGCAGGTATGCGTGTCCGGACAGAAATGCGTGATGCGATATGCGCGCTGAAGAATACAGTTATACATGATCGCTTATGAAAACAGATAATAAAAAAGTTATTTCCTTCGATATCCGTGATTTCAGTACGATGCGCTGTCCGATGCATGGACTGGTCAGCCTATTGACAGGGCCTTGGACAACTTACATATTGTGGTTGATACGTATAAACGGCACGCTGCGTTTTGGCCAACTGAAAAAGCAGATGCCCACTATTTCGGCCAAGGTTTTGACTGCACGGTTGCGTATGCTTGAGGAGGCCGGAATTATCGAGCGCCACCATGAAGCCACCATCCCTCCGAAAGTGTCGTATAGCTTTA of Candidatus Methylospira mobilis contains these proteins:
- a CDS encoding winged helix-turn-helix transcriptional regulator, which encodes MKTDNKKVISFDIRDFSTMRCPMHGLVSLLTGPWTTYILWLIRINGTLRFGQLKKQMPTISAKVLTARLRMLEEAGIIERHHEATIPPKVSYSFTRRGHELEALLDQINTLAVQWSGSEQTDGKSLSGNRAFSRPL